The following proteins are co-located in the Paenibacillus sp. FSL H8-0079 genome:
- a CDS encoding sensor histidine kinase, with translation MARWLTSSLQRKLSVVVTASMIVPLLALGLFAFLISSRITEQKTKLSGMDTLKQVEANLRYMLQDAENLSIFLIGERDIQQYLSHNEDHELDRVDILGRMTNLAASKKYIANIAIYPSRFDATLSTATWYESNNSSLSYPPVPSGEAVKKWTGVYPVQNYAGIQNVITLVRPIRSIHDYRPIGWLAISLDEKAISKGWAALGLGRGQGRLELIGSSGEILSSMDKSRLGLKLEDVEPGVTPLIQNVGSGTTTYGSGEDKRTLLYYPEELTGWTLVGAVPYDQYKSENRYILILTGCAVAMSAAISAGLVWFTVRRVTRPLRVLTRHLSRIDPERPLPLFRSESDDEIGRLGESYNLLGAHIQLLKEEVIRGEARKKEADLRVLQAQINPHFLYNTLSSIHWIALMSEEKRIADMVEGLSDFLRISLNNGQDYCPVEQEIAHIRHYVRVQSIRFPDQFVLHYIVDPALEQRMMLKLLLQPLVENAMIHGIQPKAGMGTITVMIRKGSNNEHMNVLVLDDGVGMEPNRLEQLRISIREWKGKQPERHLNQGGYGLCNVNERLLLHYGPDAQLEVDSRIGGGTRISFSIPILEGSP, from the coding sequence TTGGCACGTTGGCTCACATCTTCGTTACAAAGGAAGCTATCGGTCGTCGTGACGGCTTCAATGATTGTGCCATTGCTGGCCTTGGGCCTGTTCGCCTTTCTGATCTCTTCCCGCATCACAGAACAAAAAACAAAGCTTTCCGGCATGGATACGCTGAAACAGGTAGAAGCAAATCTCCGTTATATGTTGCAGGATGCCGAGAACCTGTCTATTTTCCTGATTGGAGAACGGGACATCCAGCAGTATCTTAGCCACAATGAAGATCATGAGCTAGACCGGGTGGATATCCTGGGCAGGATGACCAATCTGGCGGCTTCCAAGAAGTATATTGCGAACATCGCCATATATCCAAGCCGATTCGATGCCACATTGTCTACGGCTACCTGGTATGAATCCAATAATTCAAGCTTATCTTATCCACCTGTACCGAGCGGAGAAGCGGTGAAAAAATGGACTGGAGTATATCCGGTTCAGAATTATGCAGGTATACAAAATGTGATCACATTGGTTCGACCGATCCGTAGTATCCATGATTATCGACCTATCGGATGGCTGGCGATCAGTCTGGATGAGAAGGCCATATCCAAAGGATGGGCTGCTCTGGGATTGGGTAGAGGGCAAGGCAGACTGGAACTCATCGGCAGTTCGGGAGAGATCTTGTCTTCCATGGACAAATCCCGGCTTGGACTTAAACTGGAGGATGTCGAACCAGGGGTCACACCGTTAATTCAAAATGTTGGTAGCGGGACAACCACGTATGGCAGTGGTGAGGATAAACGGACATTGCTCTATTATCCCGAAGAACTGACGGGCTGGACGTTGGTTGGAGCTGTTCCATACGACCAGTACAAGTCCGAAAATCGGTATATCCTTATTCTGACCGGATGCGCCGTTGCCATGTCTGCTGCAATCAGTGCTGGACTGGTCTGGTTTACCGTGCGCCGTGTGACGAGGCCGCTTCGTGTACTTACCCGGCATCTGTCCCGAATTGATCCGGAACGCCCTCTTCCTCTGTTTCGGTCTGAAAGTGATGACGAGATCGGCAGGCTGGGGGAGAGTTACAATCTGCTCGGTGCACATATTCAGTTGTTGAAGGAAGAGGTTATTCGTGGTGAAGCTCGCAAAAAAGAAGCAGATCTCCGAGTGCTTCAGGCGCAGATTAACCCGCACTTTCTGTATAACACCCTTTCTTCGATTCACTGGATTGCCCTGATGTCTGAAGAGAAGAGAATTGCGGATATGGTGGAGGGCCTGAGTGATTTTCTGCGCATCAGTTTGAATAATGGTCAGGATTACTGTCCTGTGGAACAGGAGATTGCTCATATCCGTCATTATGTGCGTGTGCAGTCGATTCGTTTCCCGGATCAATTCGTCTTGCATTATATCGTAGATCCAGCGCTTGAGCAGCGAATGATGTTGAAGCTGTTGCTGCAACCGCTCGTTGAGAACGCGATGATTCATGGCATTCAGCCCAAAGCGGGCATGGGCACGATCACCGTTATGATTCGAAAGGGTTCGAATAATGAACATATGAATGTGCTGGTGCTGGATGATGGTGTCGGCATGGAGCCGAACAGGCTGGAGCAATTAAGGATAAGCATTAGGGAATGGAAAGGAAAACAGCCGGAAAGACACCTAAACCAAGGAGGTTATGGACTCTGCAATGTCAATGAGAGACTGTTGCTACATTATGGACCGGATGCACAGCTCGAAGTGGACAGCCGGATTGGTGGAGGTACCCGGATTTCGTTTTCCATTCCAATCTTGGAGGGATCGCCATGA
- a CDS encoding helix-turn-helix domain-containing protein → MRLLIVDDEVIIRTGLASVIAWHELGIELLQPAASAEEALTRMAEERPHILMTDIRMTGRSGLELAEEGLRLLPELEVIILSGYDDFSYAQQAIRQGVTDYLLKTSKPEEIIKTVLQAKQRITERWAEKSREGKLMRENRERLFAGWIIDGDIASGLCPSFLQTDVLKTAVDGLDDAQMLRQVMVLRAEGWDRSSDALLRFAVQNTLEDVLPGAIAHVEKQQIICVVSWPPVEQEYPFRLESALSRVEQLLKCTLRAAIGLPVRGSADLHESYRTASTAFRYRGLMDYKIWHYEHVQDRQGGKTVLTHEEETTLGTLLLDNDSVTLTTWTRELVANLMEEPEVTPESFSACLHSAVIAGHRWLTRTMRAIGREESARLEPWLPEPDADAVELGDMLFHHLYGLMHAYHSRMGQGQAAHVQKAIGYIESSLAQDINLQQVAGHVHLHPGHLSELFKKEMGVTFGDFVTDMRIRRAMDMLAVSPAKVSEVAAISGYEDVKYFSRLFKKHTGKTPSEYREEALSFKPSGS, encoded by the coding sequence ATGAGACTATTAATTGTTGATGATGAAGTGATTATTCGTACAGGGCTTGCCAGCGTCATCGCTTGGCATGAACTCGGAATTGAGCTTCTTCAACCTGCTGCCTCGGCAGAGGAGGCGTTAACACGTATGGCTGAGGAACGCCCACATATCCTGATGACGGATATCCGGATGACAGGCAGATCAGGACTGGAACTGGCAGAAGAAGGTCTGCGTCTGCTACCTGAGCTGGAAGTCATTATTTTATCCGGATACGATGACTTTTCTTATGCCCAGCAGGCGATTCGCCAAGGTGTTACGGATTATCTGCTCAAAACAAGCAAGCCGGAAGAGATTATCAAGACTGTGTTACAGGCCAAACAGCGAATCACAGAACGGTGGGCAGAGAAATCCAGAGAGGGAAAGCTTATGCGGGAGAACCGAGAGAGGCTGTTTGCAGGATGGATCATTGATGGTGATATCGCATCTGGACTTTGTCCTTCATTTTTGCAGACGGATGTTCTAAAAACAGCGGTTGATGGTCTGGATGATGCACAGATGCTCAGACAAGTCATGGTTCTTCGAGCAGAGGGCTGGGATCGATCCTCAGATGCACTATTACGATTTGCGGTGCAGAATACCCTGGAGGATGTGCTACCTGGTGCCATTGCTCATGTAGAGAAACAGCAAATTATCTGTGTAGTCTCATGGCCACCTGTTGAACAGGAGTATCCGTTCAGGCTGGAGAGTGCATTAAGTCGGGTGGAGCAATTATTGAAGTGCACCCTGCGCGCAGCGATAGGTCTGCCTGTTCGTGGATCTGCAGATCTGCACGAGAGCTATAGAACTGCTTCAACTGCATTCCGATATCGAGGTTTGATGGATTATAAAATATGGCATTATGAGCATGTTCAAGATCGTCAAGGTGGTAAAACCGTTCTTACGCACGAAGAGGAGACCACACTTGGCACGTTGCTGCTGGATAATGATTCGGTCACGTTAACGACATGGACGCGAGAACTTGTGGCTAATCTTATGGAAGAACCGGAAGTCACGCCAGAATCGTTCAGTGCTTGTCTACACTCTGCGGTTATTGCAGGCCATCGCTGGCTGACCCGCACGATGAGAGCTATAGGACGTGAAGAATCTGCAAGGCTCGAACCTTGGCTGCCAGAACCGGATGCAGACGCTGTGGAACTCGGGGATATGCTGTTCCATCATCTGTATGGTCTGATGCATGCCTATCATAGCCGAATGGGTCAGGGACAGGCTGCACATGTGCAAAAGGCCATTGGTTATATTGAATCTTCATTGGCGCAGGATATTAATTTACAGCAGGTAGCCGGACATGTTCATTTGCATCCAGGTCATCTCAGTGAACTCTTTAAAAAAGAAATGGGTGTGACCTTCGGTGATTTTGTCACCGATATGCGTATACGAAGAGCGATGGATATGCTCGCGGTGTCTCCAGCGAAGGTCAGTGAAGTCGCTGCCATCAGCGGCTATGAAGACGTAAAGTATTTTAGCAGGCTGTTCAAAAAACATACGGGCAAGACCCCGAGTGAATATCGCGAGGAGGCATTGTCGTTCAAGCCTTCCGGAAGTTAG
- a CDS encoding glycoside hydrolase family 2 protein, with amino-acid sequence MKIHSSSQDLSGQWKIQHFEVGEKRAMDVAAAALDDRFWIGADVPGDVHSALVERSIIDPPYYGHNDAKSRWIEQKEWWYRTTFNLVRDAETEEHLELVFEGLDTFATVYVNGHEVGRTANMLMSHTFDVTSLVRSGWNAIAVKFDPLHLHHRDKETFDWSSYTKERPWLRKAAMNFGWDWGPRMVTVGIWGAVRLEKRTITKLESVYARTESVSTEMAVLRVTADVKSVLSFRSRQKREQAVVASCNVRLLDRSGMEVACATELPVEGGKADTTLNVMSPQLWWTHDLGEPYLYTLEVTLHADGVEVDRYSEPYGLRTIELALHNERGEDAFAFILNGVKIYAKGANWIPADHLIGAIPNSRYRELVELSVEGHMNMLRVWAGGIYEKDVFYDECDRQGVLVWQDFAFANALFPDFNRDFMDNVRQEVENNVLRLRNRASLAIWCGNNEIDWLYDMKSASGDITSPFYGELIYHELIPEVLERLDLPRPYWPSSPFGDSNGQDANDPDVGDRHNWQVWHGSVYPRKHGEPPLLDYSIEGVTFKNYKNDHALFSSEFGMHASANRYTLEKNMPAGQFYWGSPEMAYRNKDTNHQKGILLMEGYTGIPQNIEEYMNYSMLTQAEGLRYGIEHFRRINHRNSGALVWQLNDSWPGTSWSMIDYELLPKASFYYGKIFFHPVLLSLEHEAGEPLALWVVNDTRDVLKGQLRLNVYELHGERIYSSTHTVEVSSQSSLCIAELTEAEVLQGRRAEEVMIELVSEEFAAPINRYFLRDPKDVTLPESQLSVHVNEEEQSVTVTASGAIARLVKLELPLGRVRFSDNYFDLLPGESRTVRLRHPEQSSLPLTELRVSAMNGREG; translated from the coding sequence ATGAAGATCCATAGTTCAAGTCAGGATTTATCAGGACAATGGAAGATACAGCATTTCGAAGTTGGAGAGAAGCGGGCAATGGATGTGGCAGCTGCTGCACTGGATGATCGCTTCTGGATTGGGGCTGACGTGCCAGGTGATGTACACTCTGCACTGGTGGAGCGCAGTATCATCGACCCGCCCTACTACGGACATAATGATGCCAAAAGTCGCTGGATCGAGCAGAAGGAATGGTGGTACCGCACAACCTTCAATCTGGTCAGAGATGCAGAGACGGAGGAGCATTTGGAACTGGTGTTCGAAGGATTGGATACGTTTGCAACGGTCTACGTGAACGGCCATGAAGTTGGAAGAACGGCCAATATGCTCATGTCACATACATTTGATGTAACGTCTCTGGTACGTAGCGGCTGGAATGCGATTGCTGTCAAGTTTGATCCGCTTCACCTGCATCACCGGGACAAAGAGACCTTCGACTGGTCCTCGTATACGAAGGAACGGCCATGGTTGCGTAAAGCGGCGATGAACTTTGGCTGGGACTGGGGGCCACGTATGGTTACGGTGGGGATCTGGGGTGCGGTAAGGCTGGAAAAACGAACAATCACCAAGCTGGAAAGTGTGTATGCTCGAACGGAATCAGTCAGCACTGAGATGGCTGTTTTGCGTGTCACGGCAGATGTGAAATCCGTCTTGTCTTTCCGTAGCAGACAGAAGCGAGAGCAGGCTGTGGTTGCGTCCTGTAATGTTCGTCTACTGGATCGTAGCGGTATGGAGGTGGCATGTGCCACTGAACTACCCGTAGAGGGAGGCAAAGCGGATACCACATTGAATGTTATGTCACCACAGTTATGGTGGACTCATGATCTGGGTGAGCCATACCTGTATACACTGGAGGTTACATTGCATGCAGATGGCGTTGAGGTGGATCGTTATAGCGAGCCTTATGGTTTACGAACGATTGAGCTGGCTCTTCACAATGAACGGGGTGAAGATGCATTTGCTTTTATCCTGAACGGAGTCAAGATCTACGCCAAGGGAGCCAACTGGATTCCGGCTGATCATCTGATTGGCGCCATCCCGAACTCCCGATATCGTGAGCTTGTCGAACTGTCGGTGGAAGGGCATATGAACATGCTGCGTGTCTGGGCCGGTGGTATATATGAGAAGGATGTCTTCTACGATGAGTGTGATCGGCAAGGGGTGTTGGTGTGGCAGGATTTTGCATTCGCGAATGCGCTGTTCCCGGATTTCAATCGTGATTTCATGGACAATGTACGGCAAGAGGTTGAAAATAATGTCCTGCGCCTGCGCAATCGTGCCTCTCTTGCCATCTGGTGTGGTAATAATGAGATAGACTGGCTCTATGATATGAAGTCGGCAAGTGGAGATATCACCAGCCCGTTCTACGGTGAACTGATCTATCATGAGCTGATCCCTGAGGTGCTGGAACGACTGGATCTTCCTCGTCCATACTGGCCTTCTTCGCCGTTCGGGGACAGCAATGGTCAGGATGCCAATGATCCGGATGTCGGGGATCGTCACAACTGGCAGGTATGGCACGGGTCGGTCTATCCGAGGAAGCACGGAGAGCCGCCGCTGCTTGACTATAGCATTGAAGGTGTGACGTTCAAAAATTACAAAAACGATCATGCATTGTTCAGCAGTGAGTTCGGTATGCATGCCTCGGCCAATCGTTACACGCTGGAGAAAAATATGCCCGCAGGGCAGTTTTACTGGGGCAGTCCGGAGATGGCCTACCGTAACAAGGATACCAATCACCAGAAAGGTATTCTGCTGATGGAGGGTTACACAGGCATCCCGCAAAATATAGAAGAGTACATGAACTATTCCATGCTGACACAGGCAGAAGGATTGCGCTATGGGATTGAACATTTCCGGCGAATCAATCATCGTAATAGCGGTGCGCTCGTGTGGCAATTGAACGATAGTTGGCCGGGGACAAGCTGGTCCATGATCGACTATGAACTGTTGCCGAAGGCATCCTTTTACTATGGGAAAATATTCTTTCATCCTGTCCTGTTGTCATTGGAACATGAGGCGGGTGAGCCGCTTGCGTTGTGGGTCGTGAACGATACACGTGACGTCTTGAAAGGGCAGCTGCGGCTCAATGTCTATGAATTGCATGGAGAGAGGATCTATTCCAGCACACATACTGTTGAAGTAAGTTCACAATCCTCATTGTGTATTGCTGAATTAACTGAAGCAGAGGTGCTACAGGGCAGACGTGCGGAGGAAGTGATGATTGAGTTGGTATCCGAAGAGTTTGCGGCGCCAATCAATCGGTACTTCTTGCGTGATCCTAAGGATGTGACATTGCCAGAGTCTCAATTGAGTGTACATGTGAACGAAGAGGAACAGTCTGTAACGGTTACGGCCAGTGGTGCGATAGCACGATTGGTGAAGCTGGAACTTCCCCTTGGACGTGTGAGATTCAGTGACAATTATTTTGATCTGCTCCCTGGTGAGAGTCGAACAGTGAGACTTCGTCATCCAGAGCAGTCGTCTCTGCCGCTGACGGAACTTCGTGTTAGTGCCATGAACGGTAGAGAAGGGTGA
- a CDS encoding FAD-dependent monooxygenase: MNQNTQSQLKTDVCIVGAGPGGALLSYLLNQKGISTILIERQPHLHKSFRGELLNGDGEAILSKHGLYSLIQERGALLLEQIQYWENGQIIHTVSPGNGESHVGIHVPQDHLLEAIVSHAQQHNSNEQVLFNTVMTGLLRDKNGQTVGINIRKNGVPASIEASVIVGADGRYSAVRKHSGLTPEIRKHGYDLLWARIPAPSGWEPAVRMASMDGQQLALFSQFGGYVQIGWNIPEGAYSKLRQQPIAPFVDKLVSAFPCLSDSVAANIQSWSDFVLLSVESSYCQSWAQDNVVLIGDAAHTMTPTGAFGLNAALEDADVLSELIVRMAADQFESNAQLQELQTIRGAKVQQQLARQVEMESSFQQRYESFL; encoded by the coding sequence ATGAATCAGAATACACAATCTCAACTTAAAACAGATGTTTGCATCGTCGGTGCTGGTCCTGGCGGTGCTTTGCTTTCGTATTTACTGAATCAAAAAGGGATCTCCACAATTCTCATTGAGCGGCAACCGCACCTGCACAAGTCGTTTCGCGGGGAGTTACTCAATGGGGACGGCGAAGCGATCCTAAGTAAACATGGCCTCTATTCACTCATCCAGGAACGCGGAGCGCTACTCTTGGAGCAGATTCAGTATTGGGAAAATGGTCAGATTATTCATACGGTATCACCGGGTAATGGAGAATCCCATGTTGGTATTCATGTACCCCAAGACCATCTTCTGGAAGCCATCGTATCGCATGCTCAGCAGCACAACTCCAATGAACAAGTACTGTTTAATACCGTCATGACTGGCTTGCTACGAGACAAAAATGGCCAGACCGTTGGTATTAACATTCGGAAGAATGGCGTTCCTGCCTCCATCGAAGCATCCGTTATTGTGGGTGCAGATGGCAGATATTCTGCTGTACGCAAACATTCCGGTTTGACTCCCGAGATCCGCAAGCACGGGTATGACCTGTTATGGGCGCGCATTCCGGCACCCTCAGGATGGGAGCCAGCTGTTCGGATGGCCAGTATGGATGGGCAACAGCTTGCGCTGTTCTCCCAATTCGGCGGTTATGTTCAGATCGGATGGAACATTCCCGAGGGAGCATACTCCAAGCTGCGACAGCAACCGATTGCTCCATTTGTAGATAAACTTGTATCCGCATTTCCTTGCCTGTCTGATTCTGTAGCTGCCAACATTCAGAGCTGGAGTGATTTTGTTCTGTTATCTGTCGAAAGCAGCTATTGCCAATCGTGGGCACAGGATAATGTAGTACTCATCGGCGATGCCGCTCATACGATGACGCCAACCGGTGCGTTTGGATTGAATGCAGCGCTCGAAGATGCAGACGTGCTCTCGGAGCTGATTGTTCGGATGGCTGCGGATCAATTCGAGTCCAATGCACAACTTCAGGAACTTCAGACGATTCGCGGGGCAAAAGTTCAACAGCAACTTGCGAGACAAGTAGAGATGGAATCTTCTTTCCAGCAGCGTTATGAATCCTTTCTTTAA
- a CDS encoding MarR family transcriptional regulator, whose product MSPDTERNSQLANVDQLLEAFFRYKNKVLDQQQKTETNCKLNPTKSHILGMILREKRCMAVDVARQLSLSSGATTIVLNQLETEGLIQRVRSEEDRRIVWLSLTDEGTQLAKTLNANRGRMTWELLQALSEEEQQQMFGMLKKIELKLLENMKSFEQIHR is encoded by the coding sequence ATGAGCCCGGATACGGAGCGAAACTCTCAATTGGCAAATGTAGATCAATTGTTGGAGGCCTTCTTCAGATATAAAAATAAAGTATTGGATCAGCAGCAGAAGACCGAAACCAACTGCAAACTGAATCCGACAAAAAGTCATATATTGGGCATGATTTTACGTGAAAAACGCTGCATGGCGGTGGATGTGGCCAGACAACTCAGTTTGTCTTCCGGCGCAACCACCATTGTACTGAATCAACTGGAAACAGAAGGGTTGATCCAGCGTGTGCGCAGTGAAGAAGATCGTAGAATTGTGTGGCTGTCCCTAACGGATGAGGGTACGCAGCTCGCCAAGACACTTAATGCGAATCGCGGCCGAATGACATGGGAATTGTTGCAAGCACTTTCCGAGGAAGAGCAACAGCAGATGTTCGGCATGCTGAAGAAAATTGAGCTGAAATTGCTGGAGAACATGAAGTCTTTTGAACAGATTCATCGGTAG
- a CDS encoding Na+/H+ antiporter, with amino-acid sequence MEIFIAVLVLLVLIGLSNILNRFVPFIPIPLIQIVLGVAIALLPAGVHLPLNPELFFVLFIAPLLYNDGKRTPRNELWNLRAPILLLALGLVFVTVVVAGYAIHWLIPTIPLPAAFALAAILSPTDAVAVGAMAGRVHLPKGIHRLLEGEALMNDASGLVAFKFAIAATVTGVFSLANATFSFILIAIGGLLVGALLSFLLIRLGVWIRRLGMEDVTIHMLLQILTPFVIYLVSEEIGVSGILAVVAGGIIHAIERDRAESVQLKMQVVSASTWSVILFILNGLVFVILGVQVPDVLSTIFENVSFNNLQVLGYVGLISVLLLVLRFLWIYLFWQGNELLRTKSSIGRPRFKEITIISLSGVRGAVTLAGAFSIPYVLQDGSPFPERDLIIFLAAGVILFSLIAASVFLPVLAKDDGKSTEETPQKSERKAHDIMLNAAIRAVKSEMNDENKAAALAVVSDLSKYIRQAAGQLTAGKRKDIQKQETAINLIATRAERKEIEVMLDENAIASDAAFKCDSWLDRKEMMLANRTNTQFMTSVSEIGRVLGHLFTNRSQKPSQPFMLENAELFRQVKLRTSEAAIKAIRAHINDGNRVIALSVIAKYERVIAKLRTWNQGITEDPFNQEKLELQMVAIQEQRNTVQQLYENGEINRDVAAKLRRFINDVEATALKNT; translated from the coding sequence ATGGAAATATTTATTGCCGTACTTGTGTTATTGGTCCTGATCGGTTTATCCAATATTTTAAACCGGTTTGTACCCTTTATTCCCATTCCGCTCATTCAAATCGTGCTCGGTGTAGCCATAGCTTTACTTCCCGCAGGTGTTCATCTGCCTTTGAATCCGGAATTGTTTTTTGTGCTTTTCATCGCACCATTGTTATATAACGATGGTAAGCGAACACCAAGGAATGAGTTATGGAATCTGCGTGCACCGATACTTCTGCTTGCGCTAGGGCTTGTATTCGTGACAGTAGTCGTGGCGGGATATGCCATTCACTGGCTGATTCCTACAATTCCGTTACCCGCTGCATTTGCACTTGCGGCCATACTGTCCCCGACAGATGCGGTGGCCGTGGGTGCCATGGCGGGTCGGGTACATCTGCCCAAAGGCATACATAGGCTTCTTGAGGGTGAAGCATTAATGAATGATGCATCTGGTCTCGTGGCCTTCAAATTCGCGATTGCAGCCACGGTTACAGGTGTATTTTCCCTGGCGAATGCAACCTTCAGTTTTATTCTGATTGCGATTGGCGGACTTCTCGTCGGGGCATTGTTATCTTTTCTGTTAATCAGGCTCGGGGTGTGGATTCGCAGGCTGGGCATGGAAGATGTAACCATTCACATGCTGCTGCAAATCCTGACTCCATTTGTCATCTATCTGGTGAGTGAAGAGATTGGAGTATCGGGCATTTTGGCGGTCGTAGCAGGTGGTATTATTCACGCCATTGAGCGTGACCGCGCAGAATCGGTTCAGTTGAAGATGCAGGTGGTATCTGCGAGCACATGGTCTGTCATTTTATTTATCCTGAACGGTCTGGTGTTCGTCATTCTCGGCGTACAGGTTCCGGATGTACTGAGTACCATTTTTGAAAATGTTTCGTTTAATAACTTGCAAGTATTGGGATATGTGGGGCTAATCTCGGTGCTTCTGCTGGTTCTGCGTTTTCTCTGGATCTATCTGTTCTGGCAGGGTAATGAATTGCTGCGGACCAAATCCTCTATTGGCAGACCGCGATTCAAGGAAATTACGATTATTTCCCTCTCCGGCGTGCGTGGGGCTGTGACATTGGCGGGTGCCTTTTCCATTCCCTACGTGCTTCAGGATGGATCGCCCTTCCCTGAAAGGGATCTTATTATTTTCCTGGCGGCAGGGGTTATTCTCTTCTCCCTGATTGCCGCGAGTGTGTTTCTTCCGGTTCTGGCTAAGGATGATGGTAAATCCACAGAAGAAACACCGCAGAAGTCAGAACGGAAAGCACATGACATTATGCTGAATGCGGCAATACGAGCTGTAAAATCCGAAATGAACGATGAGAACAAAGCTGCAGCACTGGCGGTTGTCTCCGACTTGTCCAAGTACATCAGGCAGGCCGCAGGTCAGCTTACCGCTGGTAAACGCAAAGATATTCAGAAACAAGAAACGGCTATCAACCTGATCGCCACCCGCGCGGAGCGTAAAGAAATCGAAGTGATGCTGGACGAAAATGCGATTGCTTCTGATGCGGCCTTCAAATGTGACAGCTGGCTGGATCGCAAGGAAATGATGCTGGCGAATCGCACCAATACTCAATTCATGACCTCGGTCAGCGAGATTGGGCGTGTGTTAGGACATCTGTTCACCAATCGGTCCCAGAAACCAAGCCAACCTTTCATGCTTGAAAATGCAGAACTGTTCCGTCAGGTGAAGCTGCGCACCTCTGAAGCGGCAATTAAAGCCATCCGTGCCCATATAAATGATGGTAATCGAGTGATAGCGTTGTCGGTCATCGCGAAGTATGAGCGGGTGATTGCCAAATTGCGCACCTGGAACCAGGGCATAACGGAAGATCCGTTCAATCAGGAGAAGCTCGAATTGCAGATGGTGGCGATTCAGGAACAGCGTAATACGGTGCAGCAACTGTATGAGAACGGCGAAATTAATCGTGATGTGGCAGCGAAACTACGCCGGTTTATCAACGATGTGGAAGCCACTGCGTTGAAAAACACTTAA
- a CDS encoding aldo/keto reductase, translating to MAEQQIRLGKTDLIVNPIGLGANAVGGHNIYPDMLNDETGKEVVRTALKQGINFVDTAYIYGPEHSERLIGEVLKETGQRQNTIIATKAAHKFVDGKIVVDNSPAFLKTAVDEALKRLQTDYIDLFYIHFPDEHTPKDEAVDALKRLKDAGKIRAIGVSNFSIDQLREANKDGHVDVLQSEYNLFKRDAEKELLPYTAEHDISFVPYFPLAAGLLGGKYNRDTTFQDGRAKNPLFTGQAFIENLDKVEQLRSIAQSKDVEVAHLVLAWYLTQPSIDALIPGAKKPEQVINNLKTLNIELTAEEIAVVDQIFR from the coding sequence ATGGCAGAACAACAAATTCGGTTGGGCAAGACGGATCTGATCGTGAATCCCATTGGACTGGGTGCGAATGCAGTAGGAGGACATAATATCTATCCGGACATGCTGAATGATGAGACGGGTAAGGAAGTGGTTCGTACAGCCTTGAAACAAGGCATTAACTTTGTGGATACGGCGTACATCTATGGACCGGAGCATTCCGAACGATTGATTGGTGAGGTACTGAAGGAAACCGGTCAGCGTCAGAATACCATCATTGCAACCAAGGCGGCCCATAAATTTGTAGATGGCAAGATTGTCGTGGATAACTCACCTGCTTTCCTGAAAACGGCTGTAGATGAGGCGTTGAAACGTCTGCAAACCGATTACATTGATCTGTTCTACATCCACTTTCCGGATGAACATACGCCTAAGGATGAAGCAGTAGATGCGTTAAAACGGTTGAAAGACGCTGGCAAAATTCGGGCCATTGGTGTATCCAACTTCTCCATCGATCAGTTGCGTGAAGCCAATAAGGACGGGCATGTAGACGTACTGCAATCTGAATATAATTTGTTCAAAAGAGATGCGGAGAAAGAGCTGTTGCCGTATACGGCTGAGCATGACATTTCTTTTGTTCCTTACTTCCCTCTGGCAGCAGGACTGCTGGGCGGTAAATATAATCGTGATACCACATTCCAGGATGGACGGGCGAAGAACCCGCTGTTCACAGGTCAGGCTTTCATTGAAAATCTGGATAAAGTAGAACAACTGCGCAGCATTGCACAATCCAAGGATGTTGAGGTCGCTCATCTGGTTCTGGCCTGGTACCTGACCCAGCCTTCCATTGATGCACTGATTCCGGGCGCCAAGAAACCGGAGCAAGTGATTAATAATCTGAAAACATTGAATATAGAGCTAACTGCTGAGGAAATCGCCGTTGTGGATCAGATCTTTCGT